One segment of Nostoc piscinale CENA21 DNA contains the following:
- the upp gene encoding uracil phosphoribosyltransferase: MTVQLRVYVPPHPLIKHWLAVARDAATPSVLFRSAITELGRWLTYEAAREWLPTLETTVQTPLETCPATFINPEVPVAVVPILRAGLGLLEGAQTLLPLASIYHLGLVRDEETLEARCYLNKLPEKFDPQTRVLITDPMLATGGSIMRAMAELTQRGIDPELTRIVSVVAAPPALQKLSAAYPGLIVYTATIDEIVNDRGFIVPGLGDAGDRIFGT, translated from the coding sequence ATGACGGTACAGCTGCGTGTTTACGTTCCACCCCATCCTTTAATTAAGCACTGGTTGGCAGTCGCCCGTGATGCTGCTACACCTTCAGTATTATTTCGCAGTGCCATAACTGAGTTAGGCAGATGGCTAACTTACGAAGCGGCGCGGGAGTGGCTACCGACGCTAGAGACAACGGTGCAGACTCCATTGGAGACTTGTCCAGCAACTTTTATTAATCCAGAAGTACCTGTGGCAGTGGTGCCGATTCTGCGGGCAGGTTTAGGATTATTAGAAGGGGCGCAAACTTTGTTACCTTTGGCTTCGATTTATCATTTGGGCTTAGTGCGTGATGAAGAAACGCTGGAAGCTCGGTGTTATCTGAATAAATTACCGGAAAAATTTGACCCGCAAACTAGGGTGTTAATTACAGACCCAATGTTAGCTACTGGGGGGTCGATTATGCGGGCTATGGCAGAATTAACTCAACGGGGAATTGATCCGGAGTTGACGCGAATTGTCAGCGTAGTTGCAGCTCCGCCAGCATTGCAAAAATTAAGTGCCGCATATCCAGGTTTAATCGTTTACACTGCAACTATTGATGAAATAGTGAACGATCGCGGTTTTATTGTACCGGGATTAGGCGATGCAGGCGATCGCATTTTTGGTACTTAA
- a CDS encoding YggT family protein, with product MFLLISTLNTFIQLYTALLFIRVLLTWFPTINWYNQPFSALSQITDPYLNVFRSIIPPLGGIDLSPMLAILLLQIVGQVVGSLVGGLQVFA from the coding sequence ATGTTTTTACTGATTAGCACTCTCAATACCTTCATACAGCTTTATACGGCTCTACTATTTATTAGAGTTTTATTGACTTGGTTCCCCACCATCAATTGGTATAATCAGCCTTTTTCTGCTTTAAGCCAAATTACTGACCCATATCTCAATGTCTTCCGTTCCATTATCCCACCCTTGGGCGGCATTGATCTTTCTCCAATGTTGGCGATTTTATTGCTGCAAATAGTAGGCCAAGTAGTAGGTAGTCTGGTAGGTGGTTTGCAGGTTTTTGCCTAA
- the crtH gene encoding carotenoid isomerase produces MTNKNVVFDAIIIGSGMGGLVTATQLAAKGAKVLVLERYLIPGGSAGYFEQHGYRFDVGASMIFGLGKNGTTNLLTRALDAVNMQIETIPDPVQIHYHLPDGLDIKVDRVYDKFLQNLTAYFPQEARGIRRFYNECWEVFNCLNRMDLLSLEEPRYLMRMLFQHPLACFGLLKYLPKNVGDVARRYIKDPLLLKFIDMECYCWSVVPANMTPMINAGMVFSDRHYGGVNYPKGGVGIIAQKLVEGLEKLGGQIKYQARVKKIILEQGCAVGVELANGQIYRGKRIVSNATRWDTFGKLIPVEKIPNNEKLWQQSYEKSPSFLSLHIGVKSSVLPQHTECHHILLEDWAKMTAAEGTIFVSIPTLLDPDLAPPGHHIIHAFTPHWIDGWLGLSANRYEAKKEAAAWRIIDRLEQIFPGLDAGLDYLSVGTPRSHRRFLGREDGTYGPIPRRKLWGLLGMPFNRTAISGLYCVGDSTFPGQGLNAVAFSGFACAHRIAVDLGIG; encoded by the coding sequence ATGACAAATAAAAATGTTGTGTTTGACGCAATTATCATTGGTTCGGGAATGGGTGGCTTGGTAACAGCAACTCAACTAGCAGCCAAGGGTGCAAAAGTTTTGGTGCTAGAGCGTTATTTGATTCCCGGTGGTAGTGCCGGCTATTTTGAACAGCATGGTTATCGCTTTGATGTTGGCGCATCCATGATTTTTGGCCTGGGAAAAAACGGCACAACTAACTTACTGACTCGCGCCTTAGATGCGGTCAATATGCAAATCGAAACAATACCAGACCCAGTACAAATTCATTATCATTTACCCGATGGCTTAGACATTAAAGTTGACCGGGTTTATGACAAATTTTTGCAAAATCTTACTGCTTACTTTCCTCAAGAAGCAAGAGGTATTCGTCGCTTTTATAACGAATGCTGGGAAGTTTTTAATTGCCTGAACCGTATGGATTTGTTGTCGTTAGAAGAACCTCGGTATCTGATGCGGATGCTCTTCCAGCATCCTTTAGCGTGTTTTGGGTTACTGAAATATTTACCAAAAAATGTTGGAGATGTCGCGCGGCGCTATATTAAAGACCCCTTATTATTAAAATTCATTGATATGGAATGTTATTGCTGGTCAGTAGTCCCAGCGAACATGACACCAATGATTAATGCCGGGATGGTTTTTTCCGATAGACATTATGGCGGTGTTAATTACCCTAAAGGCGGAGTAGGCATAATTGCCCAAAAACTAGTAGAAGGTCTAGAAAAACTTGGCGGTCAAATTAAGTATCAAGCGAGAGTAAAAAAAATTATCTTAGAACAAGGATGTGCTGTCGGTGTAGAACTCGCTAACGGTCAAATTTATCGAGGTAAACGCATAGTTTCTAATGCTACACGCTGGGATACATTTGGAAAATTAATTCCTGTAGAGAAAATACCCAATAATGAGAAACTATGGCAACAAAGCTATGAAAAATCCCCTAGCTTTTTGAGTTTGCATATCGGTGTGAAAAGCTCAGTTTTACCTCAGCACACAGAATGCCATCATATTTTGTTAGAAGATTGGGCAAAAATGACGGCAGCAGAAGGCACGATTTTTGTTTCCATCCCCACATTACTTGATCCAGATTTAGCACCACCGGGACATCATATCATTCATGCCTTTACACCTCACTGGATTGATGGTTGGTTGGGTTTATCGGCAAACAGATATGAAGCCAAAAAAGAAGCAGCCGCTTGGCGAATCATTGACCGACTAGAACAGATTTTTCCGGGGTTAGATGCAGGGTTAGATTATCTATCAGTCGGGACACCCCGCAGCCATCGCCGCTTTTTGGGGCGAGAAGATGGGACTTATGGGCCAATTCCCCGACGGAAATTGTGGGGCTTGTTAGGGATGCCTTTCAACCGCACAGCTATTTCAGGACTTTATTGTGTGGGTGATAGTACCTTTCCTGGTCAGGGTTTAAATGCTGTAGCTTTTTCAGGCTTTGCTTGCGCCCATCGCATCGCTGTTGATTTGGGAATTGGTTAA